In Macaca thibetana thibetana isolate TM-01 chromosome 12, ASM2454274v1, whole genome shotgun sequence, the genomic window ccccccccccccccccccccccccccccccccccccccccccccccccccccccccccccccccccccccccccccccccccccccccccccccccccccccccccccccccccccccccccccccccccccccccccccccccccccccccccccccccccccccccccccccccccccccccccccccccccccccccccccccccccccccccccccccccccccccccccccccccccccccccccccccccccccccccccccccccccccccccccccccccccccccccccccccccccccccccccccccccccccccccccccccccccccccccccccccccccccccccccccccccccccccccccccccccccccccccccccccccccccccccccccccccccccccccccccccccccccccccccccccccccccccccccccccccccccccccccccccccccccccccccccccccccccccccccccccccccccccccccccccccccccccccccccccccccccccccccccccccccccccccccccccccccccccccccccccccccccccccccccccccccccccccccccccccccccccccccccccccccccccccccccccccccccccccccccccccccccccccccccccccccccccccccccccccccccccccccccccccccccccccccccccccccccccccccccccccccccccccccccccccccccccccccccccccccccccccccccccccccccccccccccccccccccccccccccccccccccccccccccccccctgcaGAGCTGTGAAGAGACCACAATACCAGAAATGTAGGAATAAAGGGAAAGATAGTAGATGAAATCAGAGAGGTAATGGCAGAGAGGAGAAGTCAGGAGATAGATATTATGTAGGCAATTTGAGGCCATTTTCCTtctaaatataaatgtgtatagcCCATTGATTACATCCAGATATTATCTGAAGTCTTTCTCCTGTGAAGCATAATCTGTGAGGACTATTCCAGTTATGTATTCCATAATAACACACCAATCCAAAACTTAGTGATTTAAAAGAATAGCAATTTTTTTAACCCATGAATCTGAAATTTTGGCAGGGCTTAGAATAAATAGCTGCAACTGTTCAAATGAGATGGAGATCTACTTCTAAGATGGTTTATTCACATGGCTGGGAAGTTGGTGTTATTTTCAGGAATGTCTTCAGGAATATCTATTTGTTCCTCTGAATGTGGGTTTTCCATGAGATgccttgggcttcctcacagcatggttgCTAGGTTTCAAGATCATGTATCCCAAGAGAATCAGGAAGTAGCAGCTGccactttcttaatttcttttactgGAAATGAGCACAGTGTCACTTATGGGTCAAATAGTTACAGACCTCAAGGGGAGGGAACATATACTGCATTTATCAATAGGTGGCATATCAAAGAATCTCTGTCCACATTTTAAAACAGCCGCACCAACAGAAGCAAATAGCAAAACTAAGTGATAAAGTCATGAATGTGATGCCTGGATGATAACACAGATTTAATAAAGAGATATCTGAGGCAGTCACTGGAACTGCTATGATCTGTAGTTTATCTTGATGTGCAAAGAAGAGGATGGATTTGTGTAGTTTTCTAGGTACATGACATATCCATTTGTTTAATCATCATTTAAAGGAATGCATATAATTTTTCAGGCAATCTGAGAAGGCCCTTGATTATTTGGATGcatccaagaaaaaaatgttcaggttttgggtttttggttAATTGACTGAACATAACCCAATTTAAGGAAAAGCAAATACAGCCTCCCTCACTTTTAAAGGAATCTTCCTTAATATATTCCTACTATTCACAGCTGTAAAACTGTACCATAACAATAAGgctgattggccgggcgcggtggctcaagcctgtaatcccagcactttgggaggccgagacgggcggatcacaaggtcaggagatcgagaccagcctggctaatacggtgaaaccccgtctctactaaaaaatacaaaaaaaactagccgggtgaggtggcgggcgcctgtagtcccagctactcgggaggctgaggcaggagaatggcgtagacccgggaggcggagcttgcagtgagctgagatgcggccactgcactccagcctgggtgacagagcgacactccgtctcaaaaaaaaaaaaaaaaaaaaaaaaaaaaaataaggctgaTTACACTCAAAATGACCAGGGGCTGcacaataagtaaataagtaaataagctcctgtttaaaaatgcctttaaatGCTTCCAATTTATGAAATTGCTCAAATTTACCTAGTCTGTATGTGGGGAAAAACGTAGACAATCAAGCTTTGACAGTCATATTTCTGATATCAAAGTGgcttataaaaattatagaatgtaTTCAGGAATAGGACTGATTGTGATTGATTCTGAAGTCTGTTTGATCTTTAGTTCATTTTAccaggggaaaggaaagaaaagggagggaattACCTTTCCCTAAGTAGCAGGCACTGGACCGAGAGGTCTTGATCTGTTATCTCATTTATCTCTCAAACAACCTTCTATAGCAGATATTATTAACCCTATTTTTACGGCTGAAGAAATGGAGAATAAGAGAGACTAAGTAACTTCCCTAAAGTGACACAAAATAACTTTCACAgataggatttgaacccatgGCTGTTTGGCTGCAAAGCCCTTGTTCTTTCCAGTATATTAAACTGCCTTTGAAATCAGAAAGCTGTCCACAGGAAGAACTTGAGAACTTGACCATGTTCAGTTTGATAGGAAAGGAAGAATTGTGAGGTGTTAAAAATGTTGCTTATTGAAGctaatacagtcatgcattgcttattGATGGGGGTAAATTCTGACAAGTGTGTTGTTAGTCAATTTCTTCCTTGCACAAACATCCTAGTGTGGACTTagacaaacctaga contains:
- the LOC126932334 gene encoding basic proline-rich protein-like gives rise to the protein PPPPPPPPPPPPPPPPPPPPPPPPPPPPPPPPPPPPPPPPPPPPPPPPPPPPPPPPPPPPPPPPPPPPPPPPPPPPPPPPPPPPPPPPPPPPPPPPPPPPPPPPPPPPPPPPPPPPPPPPPPPPPPPPPPPPPPPPPPPPPPPPPPPPPPPPPPPPPPPPPPPPPPPPPPPPPPPPPPPPPPPPPPPPPPPPPPPPPPPPPPPPPPPPPPPPPPPPPPPPPPPPPPPPPPPPPPPPPPPPPPPPPPPPPPPPPPPPPPPPPPPPPPPPPPPPPPPPPPPPPPPPPPPPPPPPPPPPPPPPPPPPPPPPPPPPPPPPPPPPPPPPPPPPPPPPPPPPPPPPPPPPPPPPPPPPPPPPPPPPPPPPPCRAVKRPQYQKCRNKGKDSR